A window of the Verminephrobacter eiseniae EF01-2 genome harbors these coding sequences:
- the ppk1 gene encoding polyphosphate kinase 1: MAAAPGRQPMFLDRDHSILAFNERVFDWALRSDIPLLERLRYLCIVSANLDEFFEVRAAPHITAAQQGQTQGLYTTRSFEALSAKVQHLVARQYSLYNEVLLPAFARHGIRIVTHADRSPAQKRWVHESFIREVRPLLIPVGLDPAHPFPQVANKSLNFIVRLKAQAAFGRKNEIAIVKVPRALPRLLRMPAKVAPEEALFASLSSIIRAHLEELFPGREVTEFSQFRVTRHSDLALDEEDVRNLRTALRQGLQHRHYGQAVRLEVSAACSPFLSDFLLAQFDLPAAALYRVHGPVNLARLAQLVDLVNRPALLFPAWDGAWPRQLRPGRSIMAQLRQRDVLIHQPFESFDGLLAFLREAVNDPQVLAIKQTIYRTGSDSALMALLTEAVRRGKEVMAVVELKARFDEEVNINWAEALESIGAQVVYGVVGLKTHAKMLLVTRREGRRLRRYGHLATGNYNMRTARLYTDLSYLSADEALTADMDGVFNHLASQNRPPHLRRLMLAPFHLQRRMLEKIERVGLAASRGEAARIVAKMNALTDEALMRALILAGQRGARIDLIVRGACMLAAQLPGVTDNIRVRSVIGRFLEHTRVFYFCAGSEEDLYLSSADWMNRNMLRRVELAWPVTDPGLRQQIIDECLVAYLHDDRDAWTLNADGSYAAAPRPVDGLGAQAALMLRYGPGGAGSGRRPGAP, translated from the coding sequence ATGGCTGCGGCGCCTGGGCGGCAGCCCATGTTCCTGGACCGGGACCACAGCATCCTGGCCTTCAATGAGCGCGTCTTCGACTGGGCGCTGCGCAGCGACATCCCGTTGCTCGAACGCCTGCGCTACCTGTGCATCGTGTCAGCCAACCTGGACGAGTTTTTCGAGGTGCGCGCGGCGCCCCACATCACGGCCGCGCAGCAGGGGCAGACCCAGGGGCTGTATACGACGCGCTCGTTCGAGGCGCTCTCGGCCAAGGTCCAGCATCTGGTTGCGCGGCAGTACAGCTTGTACAACGAGGTCTTGCTCCCGGCGTTTGCCCGGCATGGCATCCGTATCGTCACCCATGCCGACCGATCCCCGGCGCAAAAACGCTGGGTGCACGAGTCCTTCATCCGCGAGGTTCGCCCGCTGCTGATTCCGGTGGGGCTGGACCCGGCGCATCCGTTTCCGCAGGTGGCCAACAAGTCGCTGAACTTCATCGTCCGCCTCAAGGCGCAGGCGGCCTTTGGCCGCAAGAACGAAATTGCCATCGTCAAGGTGCCGCGCGCGCTGCCGCGTCTGCTGCGCATGCCGGCCAAAGTGGCGCCCGAGGAGGCGCTGTTCGCGAGCCTGTCGAGCATCATCCGGGCGCATCTGGAAGAGCTGTTTCCGGGCCGGGAAGTGACCGAGTTTTCGCAGTTTCGCGTGACGCGCCATTCCGATCTGGCGCTCGACGAAGAAGATGTGCGCAACCTGCGCACCGCCTTGCGGCAGGGCTTGCAGCATCGCCACTACGGGCAGGCCGTGCGGCTGGAGGTGTCTGCGGCCTGCTCGCCGTTCCTGTCGGACTTTCTGCTGGCGCAGTTCGACCTGCCGGCCGCAGCGCTGTACCGGGTGCATGGCCCGGTGAACCTGGCGCGCCTGGCGCAGTTGGTGGACTTGGTGAACCGGCCGGCCTTGCTGTTCCCGGCCTGGGATGGCGCCTGGCCGCGCCAGCTACGGCCCGGCCGCTCGATCATGGCGCAATTGCGCCAGCGCGATGTGCTGATCCACCAGCCGTTCGAGAGCTTCGACGGCCTGCTGGCCTTCTTGCGCGAAGCGGTGAACGACCCGCAGGTGCTGGCCATCAAGCAGACGATCTACCGCACCGGCTCCGACTCGGCGCTGATGGCGCTGCTGACCGAGGCGGTGCGCCGGGGCAAGGAGGTGATGGCCGTGGTCGAGCTCAAAGCCCGCTTCGACGAAGAAGTCAACATCAACTGGGCCGAGGCGCTGGAGTCGATCGGCGCCCAGGTGGTGTATGGCGTGGTGGGGCTCAAGACGCACGCCAAGATGCTGCTGGTCACGCGCCGGGAAGGGCGGCGGTTGCGCCGTTACGGGCATCTTGCGACCGGCAACTACAACATGCGCACCGCCCGGCTCTACACCGACCTGAGCTACCTGAGCGCCGATGAGGCGCTCACCGCCGACATGGACGGCGTATTCAACCACCTGGCCAGCCAGAACCGGCCGCCCCATTTGCGCCGGCTGATGCTGGCGCCGTTTCACCTGCAGCGCCGCATGCTGGAAAAGATCGAGCGGGTCGGACTGGCCGCCAGCCGTGGCGAGGCCGCCCGCATCGTCGCCAAGATGAACGCGCTGACCGACGAGGCGCTGATGCGGGCCTTGATCCTGGCCGGTCAGCGCGGCGCGCGCATCGATCTGATCGTGCGCGGCGCCTGCATGTTGGCGGCGCAACTGCCCGGGGTCACGGACAACATCCGCGTGCGCTCGGTGATTGGCCGATTCCTGGAGCACACGCGGGTTTTCTACTTTTGCGCCGGCAGCGAGGAAGACCTGTATCTGTCCAGCGCCGACTGGATGAACCGCAACATGCTGCGCCGTGTCGAGCTGGCCTGGCCGGTGACCGACCCGGGCTTGCGCCAGCAGATCATCGACGAATGTCTGGTGGCCTATCTGCATGATGACCGGGATGCCTGGACATTGAACGCCGACGGCAGTTACGCCGCTGCGCCGCGCCCGGTGGACGGCCTGGGCGCCCAAGCGGCGTTGATGCTCCGCTACGGCCCCGGCGGCGCCGGTTCCGGTCGCCGGCCAGGGGCGCCATGA
- a CDS encoding ABC transporter permease — protein MRKTLARWLDSDVGYSFRHSPMAVLAAAIALVCLFCSVFAGWVAPHNPFDLSTLNLYDGQLPPAWSERGSTKYLLGTDEQGRDILSALMYGARISLVVGIVSVLLSVALGVSLGLLAGFRGGWIDAVLMRLCDVMLSFPPILVALLIAGVGRVLFPQAHDSLAFGVLILSISLTGWVQYARTVRGSTLVERNKEYVQAARVAGVAPLRIMRRHVLPNVMGPVLVLATIQVATAIITEATLSFLGVGAPPTSPSLGTLIRTGNNFLFSGEWWVTVFPGAMLVLIALSVNLLGDWLRDALNPRLR, from the coding sequence ATGAGAAAGACCCTTGCCAGATGGCTCGACAGCGATGTGGGCTACAGCTTTCGCCACTCGCCGATGGCGGTGCTGGCGGCGGCGATTGCGCTGGTCTGCCTGTTCTGTTCGGTGTTTGCCGGGTGGGTCGCGCCCCATAACCCGTTCGATCTGAGCACGCTCAACCTCTACGATGGCCAGCTACCGCCGGCCTGGAGCGAGCGGGGCTCGACGAAATACCTGCTGGGCACCGATGAGCAGGGGCGCGACATCCTCTCGGCGCTGATGTACGGGGCCCGCATCTCGCTCGTGGTGGGCATCGTTTCAGTGCTGCTGTCGGTGGCGCTGGGCGTGTCCCTGGGCCTGCTGGCAGGCTTTCGCGGCGGCTGGATCGATGCCGTGCTGATGCGGCTGTGCGATGTGATGCTGTCTTTTCCGCCCATCCTGGTGGCTTTGCTGATTGCCGGTGTCGGCCGGGTGCTGTTTCCGCAGGCCCATGACTCGCTGGCCTTTGGCGTGCTGATCCTGTCGATCTCGCTCACCGGCTGGGTGCAGTACGCGCGCACGGTGCGCGGCTCGACGCTGGTCGAGCGCAACAAGGAATATGTGCAGGCGGCCCGCGTCGCCGGCGTCGCCCCGCTGCGCATCATGCGCCGGCATGTGCTGCCCAACGTCATGGGGCCGGTGCTGGTGCTGGCCACGATACAGGTGGCAACGGCGATCATCACCGAGGCCACGCTGTCCTTCCTGGGCGTGGGCGCGCCGCCGACCTCGCCCTCGCTGGGCACGCTGATCCGCACCGGCAACAACTTCCTGTTCTCGGGCGAATGGTGGGTTACCGTTTTCCCTGGCGCCATGCTGGTGCTGATTGCGCTGTCGGTGAACCTGCTGGGCGACTGGCTGCGCGATGCGCTCAACCCCCGCCTGCGCTGA
- a CDS encoding ABC transporter ATP-binding protein: MSSAAAHPAGPASSALVQAHDLAMTFDVSAPWLNRVLERKPRALLHAVDGVDFTIEKGQTLALVGESGCGKSTVARLLVGLYQPTRGSFRFDNQDAHAAFKGPEARALRRRIQMIFQDPYASLNPRWLVQDIVGEPLREHGLITDRGALGHRVGDLLRSVGLSPLDMAKYPHQFSGGQRQRISIARALATEPEFLVCDEPTSALDVSVQAQVLNIMKDLQRQRQLTYLFISHNLAVVRHVSDQVGVMYLGRLVELADKHALFDTPRHPYTRMLLDAIPKMHDTGKARTPVQGEVPNPLSPPSGCAFHPRCPHADQRCRSERPQLQSLDGIRIACHAVASGRL, encoded by the coding sequence ATGAGCAGCGCCGCCGCCCATCCGGCCGGCCCGGCCAGTTCGGCCCTGGTGCAGGCGCATGACCTGGCCATGACCTTCGACGTATCCGCCCCCTGGCTCAACCGTGTGCTCGAACGCAAGCCGCGCGCGCTGTTGCACGCGGTCGACGGCGTGGACTTTACGATCGAAAAAGGCCAGACGCTGGCCCTGGTGGGCGAATCCGGCTGTGGCAAGAGCACCGTGGCCCGCCTGCTGGTGGGCCTGTACCAGCCCACGCGCGGGAGTTTCCGGTTCGACAACCAGGACGCACATGCGGCTTTCAAAGGCCCCGAGGCGCGCGCGCTGCGGCGCCGCATACAGATGATCTTCCAGGACCCCTATGCCAGCCTGAACCCGCGCTGGCTGGTGCAAGACATCGTCGGCGAGCCGCTGCGCGAGCATGGCCTGATCACCGACCGAGGCGCGCTCGGGCACCGCGTGGGCGATCTGCTGCGCTCGGTGGGCCTGTCGCCGCTGGACATGGCGAAGTACCCGCACCAGTTTTCCGGCGGCCAGCGCCAGCGCATCTCGATTGCCCGCGCGCTGGCCACCGAGCCTGAGTTCCTGGTGTGCGATGAGCCTACCTCGGCGCTCGATGTGTCGGTGCAGGCGCAGGTGCTCAACATCATGAAAGACTTGCAGCGCCAGCGGCAACTGACCTATCTGTTCATCAGCCACAACCTGGCGGTGGTGCGCCATGTGAGCGACCAGGTCGGCGTGATGTACCTGGGCCGGCTGGTGGAACTGGCCGACAAGCATGCGCTGTTCGATACGCCGCGCCACCCCTACACGCGCATGCTGCTCGACGCCATCCCCAAGATGCACGACACCGGCAAGGCGCGCACGCCGGTGCAGGGCGAGGTGCCCAATCCGCTGAGCCCGCCGTCCGGCTGCGCCTTTCATCCGCGCTGCCCACATGCGGATCAGCGCTGCCGGTCGGAGCGGCCGCAACTCCAGAGCCTGGACGGCATACGGATTGCTTGCCATGCGGTGGCGAGCGGACGGCTCTGA
- the pstS gene encoding phosphate ABC transporter substrate-binding protein PstS: protein MKPERIFFKTVAVIAVTLASSAVGTALAADITGAGATFPFPMYAKWAEAYKKETGIGLNYQSIGSSGGIRQIRAKTVAFGATDAPLSGADLEKDGMVQFPAIIGGTVPVINLEGFKPGELRVTGPVLAEVFLGKISKWNDAKLAALNPGKALPDQGITVVHRADGSGTTFNWTDYLTSVSKEWADQVGKGAAVKWPAASSVGGKGNEGVAANVTRVKGAVGYVEYAYVKKNNMNYLQLQNADGKYVNPDDKTFASAAASADWFSVPGMGISMVNAKGADSWPVSTASFILMYKDPADKAQSAEVLKFFEWAFKNGKGMAAELDYVPLPDRLTAEIGAKVWSQIKK from the coding sequence ATGAAACCCGAACGCATATTTTTCAAAACCGTTGCCGTCATTGCCGTCACATTGGCCAGCAGCGCCGTCGGCACGGCCTTGGCAGCGGACATCACGGGCGCAGGCGCGACCTTCCCGTTCCCGATGTACGCCAAATGGGCTGAAGCCTACAAAAAGGAAACCGGCATCGGACTGAACTATCAATCGATAGGCTCGTCGGGCGGCATTCGCCAGATCCGCGCCAAAACCGTGGCCTTCGGCGCCACGGATGCGCCACTGTCCGGGGCCGATCTGGAAAAAGACGGCATGGTGCAGTTCCCCGCGATCATTGGCGGCACCGTGCCCGTGATCAACCTCGAAGGCTTCAAGCCGGGCGAGTTGCGCGTCACCGGCCCGGTGCTGGCCGAGGTGTTCCTGGGCAAGATCAGCAAGTGGAATGACGCCAAGCTGGCCGCCCTCAATCCCGGCAAGGCGCTGCCGGATCAGGGCATCACCGTCGTGCACCGCGCCGATGGCTCCGGCACCACGTTCAACTGGACCGACTACCTGACTTCGGTCAGCAAGGAATGGGCCGATCAGGTGGGCAAGGGGGCGGCCGTCAAGTGGCCCGCAGCCTCTTCGGTGGGCGGCAAGGGCAACGAGGGCGTGGCCGCAAATGTGACGCGCGTCAAAGGCGCCGTGGGTTATGTCGAGTACGCTTACGTCAAGAAGAACAATATGAACTACCTGCAACTGCAAAATGCCGACGGCAAGTATGTCAACCCGGACGACAAGACCTTTGCGTCGGCTGCGGCCAGTGCCGACTGGTTCAGCGTGCCGGGCATGGGCATCTCGATGGTCAACGCCAAGGGCGCCGACAGTTGGCCGGTGAGCACGGCCTCGTTCATCCTGATGTACAAGGACCCGGCCGACAAGGCGCAGTCCGCCGAGGTGTTGAAGTTCTTCGAGTGGGCTTTCAAGAACGGCAAGGGCATGGCGGCGGAGTTGGACTATGTGCCGCTGCCTGACCGCCTGACCGCCGAAATTGGCGCCAAAGTCTGGTCGCAGATCAAGAAGTAA
- a CDS encoding Ppx/GppA phosphatase family protein, with product MRNGTRLAAVDLGSNSFRLEIGRYEFGHIQRVEYLKETVRLGNGLDEDQQLTRAAMERGWACLARFGERLAGFPRAQVRAVATQTLREARNREEFLSRGSAVLAYPIDVVSGAEEARLIYQGVARLLPQSDERRLVVDIGGRSTELILGQQFSPQAVASYQVGSVAWSQRYFAGGAFSASAFLAAEIAAKAVLDEALGTFRPQTWERAYGSSGTVGAVGGMLAASGVGAEGQITRAGLNWLHERMLRAQSADRLRIEGLKEERRAVIGGGISVLRAVFDLLDIDVLHVAQGALRQGALYDLLDREQPETDLRSSTVNGLMQRFGVDAEHAQRVARTACALFELAAPAGSERAARKLDWAARLHEIGCRISHSDYHRHGAYILDNTDAAGFAMPELHRLGMLVQSQRGKVRKLGADLDEPIFALQLLSLRLAVILCHARRDPDRSGLLLRRQGQRFDLSARPGWASAYPQSAHLLREEVLAWQKTPWELVLDLP from the coding sequence ATGCGCAATGGCACCCGTCTGGCCGCAGTCGACCTCGGCTCCAACAGTTTTCGCCTGGAAATCGGGCGCTATGAGTTTGGCCACATACAACGGGTGGAGTACCTCAAGGAGACCGTGCGCCTGGGCAACGGTCTCGACGAAGACCAGCAACTGACGCGCGCCGCCATGGAGCGCGGCTGGGCCTGCCTGGCGCGGTTTGGCGAGCGGCTGGCCGGTTTCCCCCGGGCCCAGGTGCGGGCCGTGGCCACGCAGACCTTGCGCGAGGCACGCAACCGGGAGGAATTCCTGTCCCGTGGCAGCGCGGTGCTGGCCTACCCGATCGACGTGGTCTCCGGCGCCGAAGAAGCGCGGCTGATCTACCAGGGCGTGGCCCGGCTGCTGCCGCAATCGGACGAGCGGCGGCTGGTCGTCGATATCGGCGGGCGCTCCACCGAGTTGATTCTGGGCCAGCAGTTCAGCCCGCAGGCCGTGGCTTCCTACCAAGTGGGCAGCGTCGCATGGTCGCAGCGCTACTTTGCCGGCGGCGCGTTCAGCGCCTCGGCCTTTCTGGCGGCCGAGATCGCGGCCAAGGCGGTGCTCGATGAAGCACTGGGAACCTTCAGGCCGCAGACCTGGGAGCGGGCCTACGGCTCCTCGGGAACGGTCGGCGCGGTGGGGGGCATGCTCGCCGCATCGGGGGTGGGGGCCGAGGGCCAGATCACCCGTGCCGGCCTGAACTGGCTGCACGAGCGCATGTTGCGCGCGCAGAGCGCCGATCGGCTGCGCATCGAAGGGCTCAAGGAAGAGCGGCGTGCCGTCATCGGCGGCGGCATCAGCGTGCTGCGCGCGGTGTTCGACCTGCTGGACATCGACGTGCTGCATGTCGCCCAGGGCGCGCTGCGCCAAGGCGCGCTGTATGACCTGCTCGATCGCGAGCAACCGGAGACCGACCTGCGCAGCAGCACCGTCAACGGACTGATGCAGCGGTTTGGCGTCGATGCGGAGCACGCGCAGCGGGTGGCGCGCACGGCCTGTGCGCTGTTCGAGCTGGCCGCGCCGGCCGGCAGCGAGCGTGCTGCGCGCAAGCTCGACTGGGCGGCCCGGCTGCATGAGATCGGCTGCCGCATATCGCACAGCGACTACCACCGCCACGGCGCCTACATCCTGGACAACACCGACGCCGCCGGCTTTGCCATGCCCGAACTGCATCGCCTGGGCATGCTGGTGCAAAGCCAGCGCGGCAAGGTGCGCAAACTGGGGGCCGACCTGGACGAGCCGATCTTCGCGCTGCAACTGCTGAGTCTGCGGCTGGCGGTGATCCTGTGCCATGCCAGGCGCGACCCCGACCGCAGCGGCCTGCTGCTGCGCCGCCAGGGCCAGCGCTTCGACCTCAGCGCCCGCCCGGGCTGGGCCAGCGCCTACCCGCAGTCTGCGCATCTGCTGCGCGAGGAGGTGCTGGCCTGGCAGAAGACGCCCTGGGAATTGGTGCTGGACCTGCCGTGA
- a CDS encoding ABC transporter ATP-binding protein: MSLLEVKNLVVEFPGRRGNLRALDDISFSIAPGEILGVVGESGAGKSLTGAAIIGLLEPPGRIVSGQILLQGQRIDQLRESQLRHIRGRRIGAIFQDPLTSLNPLYTVGRQLSETILAHLPVTPAEARQRAIGLLQDTGIPAAAQRIDHYPHQFSGGMRQRVVIALALAAEPQLIVADEPTTALDVSIQAQIITLLKSICHARGAAVMLITHDMGVIAETCDRVAVLYAGRVAEIGPVHEVINQPAHPYTAGLMAAIPDMTSDRERLNQIDGAMPRLNAIPPGCAYHPRCPKAMERCRSQRPDLMAAGATRAACWLHAGATPAGVAR; this comes from the coding sequence ATGTCGCTCCTGGAAGTCAAAAACCTGGTGGTCGAATTCCCCGGCCGGCGCGGCAACTTGCGCGCGCTCGATGACATCAGCTTTTCCATCGCGCCCGGCGAGATTCTGGGCGTGGTGGGGGAGTCCGGCGCCGGCAAGTCGCTCACCGGCGCGGCCATCATCGGCTTGCTGGAGCCGCCGGGCCGCATCGTCTCGGGCCAGATCCTGCTGCAAGGCCAGCGCATCGACCAGCTCCGCGAGAGCCAACTGCGCCACATTCGCGGGCGCCGCATCGGCGCCATCTTTCAGGACCCGCTGACCTCGCTGAACCCGCTGTACACGGTGGGCCGCCAATTGAGTGAAACCATTTTGGCCCATCTGCCGGTAACGCCCGCCGAGGCCCGCCAGCGTGCGATCGGGCTGCTGCAAGACACCGGCATCCCGGCAGCCGCGCAGCGCATCGACCATTACCCGCACCAGTTCTCCGGCGGCATGCGCCAGCGGGTGGTGATTGCGCTGGCGCTGGCCGCCGAGCCGCAGTTGATCGTGGCCGACGAGCCGACCACGGCGCTGGACGTGTCGATACAAGCGCAGATCATCACGCTGCTGAAAAGCATCTGCCATGCGCGTGGCGCCGCCGTGATGCTGATCACCCACGACATGGGGGTGATCGCCGAAACCTGCGACCGCGTGGCCGTGCTGTACGCCGGCCGGGTGGCTGAAATCGGCCCGGTGCATGAGGTGATCAACCAGCCCGCCCATCCCTACACGGCGGGCTTGATGGCAGCCATCCCCGACATGACGTCAGACCGTGAGCGGCTGAACCAGATCGATGGCGCCATGCCCCGCCTGAACGCCATCCCCCCGGGCTGCGCCTACCACCCGCGCTGCCCCAAGGCCATGGAACGCTGCCGCAGCCAGCGCCCGGACCTGATGGCCGCCGGCGCCACCCGCGCCGCCTGCTGGCTGCACGCTGGCGCCACGCCGGCCGGGGTGGCCCGATGA
- a CDS encoding M20 aminoacylase family protein has translation MPGSRLKAGGRPFAHIAQYHPELTALRRDLHAHPELGFEERYTSQRVQEALHLCGVDEIHRGMGRTGVVGVIRGHGHSSGSMVGLRADMDALPMTEHNDFAWKSCKPGLMHGCGHDGHTAMLLGAARYLAETRNFDGTAVLVFQPGEEGFAGARAMIDDGLFERFPVQSIFAMHNWPALKPGTVGLNSGPMMAAADRFTVEITGRGGHGAHAYQTVDVVLVAAHIITAAQSIVARNVRPIDSAVVSLCAVQAGDLGAFSVLPGSATLVGTVRTFDPQVQEMVERHLKELCHAIALGFGATASVHYERIYPATINSESEASFAGDVAQSLLGAEHVLRDLEPSMGSEDFSFMLQTKPGAYLRIGQGAGAGGGLHNSRYDFNDDILPLGAALHASLIEQAMPLATP, from the coding sequence ATGCCGGGTTCACGTCTGAAAGCGGGTGGCCGCCCGTTTGCGCATATCGCCCAATACCACCCTGAACTGACCGCGCTGCGGCGCGATCTGCATGCCCATCCCGAACTGGGCTTCGAGGAGCGCTACACCAGCCAGCGCGTGCAGGAGGCCCTCCACCTGTGCGGTGTCGACGAGATCCATCGCGGCATGGGCCGCACCGGCGTGGTCGGCGTGATCCGGGGGCACGGCCACTCCAGCGGCAGCATGGTGGGGCTGCGCGCCGACATGGATGCCTTGCCGATGACCGAGCACAACGACTTCGCCTGGAAGTCGTGCAAACCCGGGTTGATGCACGGCTGCGGCCATGACGGCCACACCGCGATGCTGCTCGGCGCCGCGCGCTATCTGGCCGAAACCCGCAACTTCGACGGCACGGCGGTGCTGGTGTTCCAGCCGGGCGAAGAAGGCTTTGCCGGCGCCCGCGCGATGATCGACGACGGCCTGTTCGAGCGGTTTCCGGTGCAGTCGATCTTTGCCATGCACAACTGGCCGGCGCTCAAGCCCGGCACCGTGGGCCTGAACTCCGGCCCGATGATGGCGGCGGCCGACCGCTTCACCGTCGAGATCACCGGCCGGGGCGGCCATGGCGCCCATGCCTACCAGACGGTCGATGTGGTGCTGGTGGCGGCGCACATCATCACCGCCGCGCAGAGCATCGTGGCGCGCAATGTGCGCCCGATCGACAGCGCCGTGGTCAGCCTGTGCGCCGTGCAGGCGGGCGACTTGGGCGCGTTCAGCGTGCTGCCTGGCTCGGCCACGCTGGTCGGCACCGTGCGCACCTTCGATCCGCAGGTGCAGGAGATGGTGGAAAGGCACCTCAAGGAGCTGTGCCACGCCATTGCCCTGGGCTTTGGCGCCACGGCCAGCGTGCATTACGAGCGCATCTACCCGGCCACGATCAACAGCGAGAGCGAAGCCTCGTTTGCCGGCGATGTGGCGCAATCGCTGCTGGGCGCCGAGCATGTGCTGCGCGACCTGGAGCCGAGCATGGGATCGGAGGATTTTTCGTTCATGCTCCAGACCAAGCCCGGCGCCTATCTGCGCATCGGCCAGGGCGCTGGCGCGGGCGGCGGCCTGCACAACAGCCGCTACGACTTCAATGACGACATCCTGCCGCTGGGCGCCGCGCTGCATGCCAGCCTGATCGAGCAGGCCATGCCTTTGGCGACGCCCTGA
- the sixA gene encoding phosphohistidine phosphatase SixA translates to MMDLILWRHAEAQEAGDGSDDLARALTAKGEKQAARMAAWLDRQLPEGLRVLASPARRAEQTASALGRKFKRRAELLPGGTPQDLLELAQWPEAKGAVLIVGHQPVLGQTIARLLAIPAPQCAVRKGAVWWLRQRQRLDHGQAVLLVVQSPEFL, encoded by the coding sequence ATGATGGACTTGATCCTGTGGCGCCACGCCGAGGCGCAAGAGGCCGGGGACGGCAGCGACGACCTGGCCCGGGCGCTGACGGCCAAGGGCGAAAAGCAGGCGGCGCGCATGGCGGCATGGCTCGACCGGCAACTGCCCGAGGGCCTGCGGGTGCTGGCCAGCCCGGCGCGTCGGGCCGAACAGACCGCCAGCGCGTTGGGGCGCAAGTTCAAGCGGCGCGCCGAACTGCTGCCCGGCGGCACGCCCCAGGATCTGCTGGAACTGGCCCAGTGGCCAGAGGCCAAAGGCGCGGTGCTGATCGTCGGGCATCAGCCGGTGCTCGGGCAAACCATTGCCCGGCTCTTGGCGATTCCAGCGCCGCAATGCGCGGTGCGCAAGGGCGCCGTGTGGTGGCTGCGCCAGCGCCAGCGGCTCGACCACGGCCAGGCGGTGCTGCTGGTGGTCCAGTCGCCCGAGTTTTTGTAG
- a CDS encoding ABC transporter substrate-binding protein: MRWHKKIAVTALVAALTAASGVAGAQTVRIANQGDALSMDPHSLNETLQLSITGNVYEGLTGRNKDLSLAPALATRWQQTAPTVWRFDLRRGVLFHDGSPFTADDVLFSLARTQVEGSDMKSNTNDFKQVRKIDEHTVEIETKIPFLTLPDTLSLVYMMSKKWCETHQASAPVDRRKGIENAASFRANGTGPFRLRERQPGVRTVFTRNGSYWDKIEGNVSEVVFTPIGNEATRVAALLSGQVDVMEPVPVQDIARVNRGADTRVIAGPELRTVFLGMDQRRDELLYSNVKGKNPFKDKRVRQAFYQAIDIEGIKRTVMRGASLPSALMVGPGVNGFQPDAKRLPYDVEAAKKLMLQAGYPNGFEVSMNCPNDRYVNDSRICQAVAANLSRINVKINLQAETKGSYFPKLLRRDTSFYMLGWMPPTYDAHNALNALMRCSDDRGAGQYNYGAYCNPKVDELTLKIQSENDKTRRNAMIKEVFEIHAADIGHLPLHQQMLAWGVSKKVQLVQTADNIMLFKWISIRP; encoded by the coding sequence ATGCGATGGCACAAGAAAATCGCCGTGACCGCCCTCGTGGCCGCGCTGACGGCGGCCAGCGGGGTTGCCGGCGCGCAGACCGTCAGGATCGCCAACCAGGGCGATGCGCTCTCGATGGACCCGCACTCGCTCAACGAAACGCTGCAACTGAGCATCACCGGCAATGTGTATGAGGGACTGACCGGGCGCAACAAGGACCTGAGCCTGGCCCCGGCGCTGGCCACCCGTTGGCAGCAGACCGCGCCCACCGTGTGGCGTTTCGATCTGCGCCGGGGTGTGCTGTTTCATGACGGCAGCCCCTTTACCGCCGACGATGTGCTGTTCAGCCTGGCGCGCACCCAGGTCGAAGGCTCGGACATGAAGAGCAACACCAACGACTTCAAGCAGGTGCGCAAGATCGATGAGCACACCGTGGAGATCGAGACCAAGATTCCGTTCCTGACCCTGCCCGACACGCTCTCGCTGGTGTACATGATGAGCAAGAAATGGTGCGAGACCCACCAGGCCAGCGCGCCGGTGGATCGCCGCAAGGGCATAGAGAACGCGGCCTCGTTCCGCGCCAACGGCACCGGGCCTTTTCGCCTGCGCGAGCGCCAGCCCGGGGTGCGCACCGTGTTCACGCGCAATGGCTCGTACTGGGACAAGATCGAAGGCAACGTCAGCGAGGTGGTGTTCACGCCGATCGGCAATGAGGCCACCCGGGTGGCGGCCTTGCTGTCCGGGCAGGTGGACGTGATGGAGCCGGTGCCGGTGCAAGACATCGCGCGCGTCAACCGTGGCGCCGACACGCGCGTGATCGCCGGCCCCGAACTGCGCACCGTCTTTCTGGGCATGGACCAAAGGCGCGACGAACTGCTGTACTCCAACGTCAAGGGCAAGAACCCCTTCAAGGACAAGCGCGTGCGCCAAGCCTTCTACCAGGCCATCGATATCGAAGGCATCAAGCGCACCGTGATGCGCGGCGCATCCCTTCCTTCGGCGCTGATGGTAGGCCCGGGCGTGAATGGCTTTCAGCCGGACGCCAAGCGCCTGCCCTACGATGTGGAGGCGGCGAAAAAGCTGATGCTGCAAGCGGGCTATCCGAATGGTTTCGAGGTCTCGATGAACTGCCCGAACGACCGCTATGTGAACGATAGCCGCATCTGCCAGGCGGTGGCGGCCAACCTGTCGCGCATCAACGTCAAGATCAACCTGCAGGCCGAAACCAAGGGTTCCTACTTCCCCAAACTCCTGCGCCGCGACACCAGCTTTTACATGCTGGGCTGGATGCCTCCGACCTACGACGCGCACAATGCGCTCAATGCGCTGATGCGTTGCTCGGACGACCGGGGAGCGGGCCAGTACAACTATGGCGCTTACTGCAATCCGAAGGTGGACGAGTTGACGCTCAAGATCCAGTCGGAAAACGACAAGACCCGGCGCAACGCGATGATCAAAGAGGTGTTCGAGATCCACGCGGCAGACATCGGCCATCTGCCGCTGCACCAGCAGATGCTGGCCTGGGGCGTGAGCAAGAAGGTCCAGTTGGTGCAGACGGCCGACAACATCATGCTGTTCAAGTGGATCAGTATCCGCCCGTGA